Genomic window (Ardenticatena maritima):
ACCACGGCGACAACGTCTATTCGCTCTACAGCCACAACAGCGCCGCCTTCGTCCAGGTCGGCGACCGCGTCCAGGCGGGTCAGCCCATCGGCCGCCAGGGGGATGAAGGCTACTCGTTCGGCAGCCACCTGCATTTTGAGGTGCACGTCGGCGGTCCCTTCACCGGCAATTGGCGGCAGCCTTTCACCCAGGGCGCCTTTGTGGACCCCACCGACTGGTTGCCCCCGCGCTGAACCGAGCATGTTGCGCCTGCACGCGGTCTCGTGTATGATGGCGACACCCGGCGCCAAGCGATGAGGGCACATTTTGCCAGGCAAATAGTTGAACGCGACAAAGTTCTGTCAGACCCCCCTGAAACGGGGCGATTTTGGGGGCGATTTTGAGGGGGTCTGAAAACGTTCAACTTCCTGGAAAAAGAGGCGGCATTTGGCATGGTTTTGGGGGTTGACAAACGCGCCATTTTCCTGTATGCTGTGCCACAGATGAAGCGGACAAGCGGGCGACGCCCATAGCACATCCGTACAGTCTGAAAAGCCCTAATCCCCGCAAGGGGATTGAAACGACTTCTTCGATGAGTTCTTGCAACCCATCGAAGCGCAAGTCTGAAAAGCCCTAATCCCCGCAAGGGGATTGAAACTCCCACCAAAATACGTCACGTTGAGACCTTTCCACCCAATCCGTCTGAAAAGCCCTAATCCCCGCAAGGGGATTGAAACGCCAACACATGGCGGCGTAGTATCCGAATACCCGGCGTCTGAAAAGCCCTAATCCCCGCAAGGGGATTGAAACGAAAAGTAGTGTACTCATACAATTCCCCCTTTGTTTGGTCTGAAAAGCCCTAATCCCCGCAAGGGGATTGAAACGAAAAGTCGTGTGGCAACTGCCACACGTGAAGGTATAGGTCTGAAAAGCCCTAATCCCCGCAAGGGGATTGAAACCTTCATTTTTTTAGAGAATATACTTGTTATTATCATTTTTAGTCTGAAAAGCCCTAATCCCCGCAAGGGGATTGAAACCCCTTCACCCGCGGCCTTTCTGTTAGCCTTCGCAAAATGTCTGAAAAGCCCTAATCCCCGCAAGGGGATTGAAACACCTACGACAAGCCAGTATGCGCTGCCGTCTTTCAAGGTCTGAAAAGCCCTAATCCCCGCAAGGGGATTGAAACCCAACTAGTGGGGGCTTTGCGCGTTGACAAGGTAAAGTCTGAAAAGCCCTAATCCCCGCAAGGGGATTGAAACCGAATGTTCAGCCGAACGATAGTGTCTTCATCGCGGCGTCTGAAAAGCCCTAATCCCCGCAAGGGGATTGAAACTTGACAACGTCGAGATAGACGAATAGCGCCCATTTAGGGTCTGAAAAGCCCTAATCCCCGCAAGGGGATTGAAACTTGACAACGTCGAGATAGACGAATAGCGCCCATTTAGGGTCTGAAAAGCCCTAATCCCCGCAAGGGGATTGAAACCGTATCACCGGCGGCGTGAACGTCGCCACCGGCTCGTCGTCTGAAAAGCCCTAATCCCCGCAAGGGGATTGAAACACTTCAATGTAGGCCTTTTCGTCAATCTCAAACAAACGATTGTCTGAAAAGCCCTAATCCCCGCAAGGGGATTGAAACACTAGAATGGGTAAAGTTTGCCATTCTTCGGGACTGAGTCTGAAAAGCCCTAATCCCCGCAAGGGGATTGAAACGTGATAAAATAGCGGCACATAGTTTTCTCCTTTTTTGTGTCTGAAAAGCCCTAATCCCCGCAAGGGGATTGAAACACACCGTATTCGCCAAGCGGCTCTTCTGCTTCCAAAACGTCTGAAAAGCCCTAATCCCCGCAAGGGGATTGAAACATTTTCATCCCGCACATCTTACAGAAATTACGCATGAGTCTGAAAAGCCCTAATCCCCGCAAGGGGATTGAAACTTGCCGCAATCATTGCAAAAGTTTCTCATACCGCTTCGTCTGAAAAGCCCTAATCCCCGCAAGGGGATTGAAACCAAATGTGGCGGCGGAGTAGCCTACCATCATCAGAAAAAGTCTGAAAAGCCCTAATCCCCGCAAGGGGATTGAAACATTAAGAGATACTTATGGTAAACCCCACAACTCAAAATACGTCTGAAAAGCCCTAATCCCCGCAAGGGGATTGAAACGGAACTCTTCCCCAATAGTTCCTGCCAAAACCCCTTTGGTCTGAAAAGCCCTAATCCCCGCAAGGGGATTGAAACCGGATACGGGCTTGCCCAACACAAGCACCATCACCCAAGTCTGAAAAGCCCTAATCCCCGCAAGGGGATTGAAACGCAGGAGAAGATGACCGGGGCTTTGACCCCGGTTTTTTCATGCCTTTCGGCTTTCTGCGCCTCTGCTCAGCCGCTGTGGACACCCCGCCACACGCTGAGCCGCAAATGTGGAAAGAAGAGGAGTACGACTTGAAGGAGCGTTGTGCGTGGCTACGTCATCGCGCGCGAGGGCTTGCGGAACCCCAGCCCCACCACTTCGCTGACATCTTGCACAATGACAAAGGCGTGTGGGTCGCGTGCATAGACCAGTCGCTTGAGTTTCTCAACCTGTCGGGGGGAGACCGCCACCAACAACACATCGCGGCGTTGCCCCGTGTACATGCCGCGCCCTTCAATCCGCGTCACGCCGCGCGGCAGTTCGCGTAAAATGGCGTCCGCAATCTCATCGCCATGCGTGGTAATCACGTACACCAGGCGGTCGTCCAGGCGCAGGACGTGCAACGCGCGTTGTCGGCTTGTTATGTCAACAAGATAGTGTAGCATCTCGCGCGGAGAAGGCACATGCGCCCGTTGAAGAATCTCCCCACTGGCACGCTGGGCGTCGCTGGTCCACCAGCCAAGCGTGAACAACAGCCAGAGCAGCAACGACGTTCCCGCCAAAACCCATGCGCCTGGTATCCCCAGCGTCGCGCGTTCCACGAAGAGCGCCCATGTTGGGGCGGGGTAGGGGTGCAAATAGAGTTTCAACAACCAGACGAGCCAGAGAATCAGCAAAATATACTGGTACTGACGGCGAAAACGCCGCCCAAAGGCTTCCCAAAATGTGATTGTGAAATGCGGCGTCTGCAAAGAAGAAGCCAACGAGGTTGCCCAGCGCGGGTCGGGGCGGAAGGGCGGCACCAGCATCGCGGCAAAAAACTCCATCTCCATCAGGCGCAGGCGATAACTCCACAACTCGTAATAGCGGTAGCGGCGCGCCTCGATGATGAGAAAGAGCAACACCAGCACCATGCTCAGCAAGAGCAAAAAGTGAGGGTGCGCCACATCTGAAAACACGAACGAAAGCATGGTCGCCGTGGTGACCACCGCCCAGTTTGTTGTGGTGTCCAACCGTGTGCGCCACACGTTCGCCCGCTCCATCTCGCCACGGTAAAAATGCACCATGGCGTTGAGGAACTGCGCCCCTTCCAGCGCGTAGCCGTTGTAATGCCAGACGGGTTCTTGTTCAGGCGGTGTTGGTTGCCGCATACCGATCACGCCTCTTCCCCAACACGATAGGCCGGCACCGTGCGGTAGGCGACACGCCCATCCCGTTCAACCGCAAACGCCCAAAACGGCAGCCAGCCCAACATCACCTGCTCCACCTGCACATCGGTGCGGCGCGGCTTGACTTCCACCTCTTCAACGTCATCCAGCGCCGCCTCCCAGCGCGCCGTGATATCCGCCACCGCCGCTTGCAATTCCTCTTCCAGGTCAGCCAGTTCGGCCTGCAATGCCGCTATCTCCTGGCGCGATTCCTCGATATCCGCCTTGGCCTTCGCCGTCATGCGCCGTTTGCGTGCGGCGCTGCTCAATCCGCTCGAACGGCGACGCCCCAGGAACAAGCCCAGCACAGTCTCACCCAGGCCAATCATCTCCTCGCGCTTGCGGGCTTCGTATTCGGCTTCGTCTTCCGCCAGTTCCTGTTCTTCACGTCGCAGGCGCTTTTCCAGGCGGTCGAATTGTTTTTCGTACTTCTTGCGCAAAGCGTCAATTTCGGCGTCGCGCGCTTCACGGGCGGCCTGTTGCAAGCGAATGCGGAACGCGCGTTCATCTTCATCGGGGTGTTGGGTGAGTTTCAACCCCGCATGGCGCAACAACGTGCGCCGACGCGAGCGATAGAGCCAGTCGGCGAGCGCCTTCTGCGCCTTCCTGAACACTTTGCTATCGGTTGCCCATGCCGGCAAGGGCGCGAAAAAGACGCCCCGCGCCTGTGGCGGCGTTTCGGGTTCCAGGGCGATATCCTGCGGCGAGAGCGCCAATTGCTCCGCCGCTTCCCAATCCGGTGTGCGCATCTCGGCATCAGCCGCAAGCGCCAGCACCAGCGACTCGCTTTCATCCATGTCGTACCGCGTATTCACAAAATGCACGTCGGCGGCCGCCAACAAGACCGGTTCGTACACCAGCACGGCATCGCCGACCGTCGCCGTTGCATCAAGCCGCCCCATGAGCAACGCCCGCGCTTCCTCAATCGCACGCGCCACCGGCACAAACCCCTGCGCCACGTCTGGGGGAACAGGTGGGCGAACGGGCTGGTAGCCTGGGGGCGCATCGGGCGTTTCGGGCTGCGGCGGTGCGGCGGCTGGCGGCGCACTGGCGCGCGGTGCCGGTGCAGGCTGGGCATGTTCAGCAGACGGCGGGGGCGCCGCGGCGCGGGTGTTGGCTTTGGGCTGCAACTGCTGCAATTGCGGCCGTGTCAGCGGACCGCGGAGATAACTCATCGCCCAGCGGGTGTGAAAGACTTTGGGACCGTCATCATGCACATTGTGGAGCAAGAAAACGCGCGTGCGCAACCGCGTAATGATCTCATCGTAATCCACGTCCACCTGTTGGCCGGCTTCAGCCAGCGCGCCTTTCAGCCCTTGCAGCACCCGATCCTTGTCGCGTTCGGCTTGCAGTTTGCCGATGAACCAGGTACCGGCGTTGGTCAGCCCCTTGTAGTCAATATCCACGGGGTTTTGCGTCACCAGAATGGTGCCCAACCCAAACGCGCGCGCCTGTTTGAGCAAGGTCAGCAAGGGGCGTTTGGAAGGCGGTTCGGCAACCGGCGGGAAAAAGCCAAAGACTTCATCGAAATAGAGCAATGCCCGCAAACTGGTGGTCCCACTCTGGCGGCGCATCCATGTCACGACACTTTCCAGCAACAACGTGACGAAGAACATTCGCTCCGCATCCGAGAGGTGCGCAATGTAAAAAATGCTGTGGCGTGGTTTGCCTTCGGGCGTAAAGAAAAGGTGGTCCACATCGAGGGGGTCGCCTTTGAGCCAGGCTTGAAAAGCAGGCGCCGCCATGAGGCTGTTGAACGCCATCGCCAACTCAAAGCGGTCTTTCTCCGGGAAGAAGGTATCCACATCGAAAACGCCCAACTGGCGCACAGGCGGATTCTGAATACTCAAAATCAGTTTCGCCAGGTCGAGGTCTTCTTGCTGACGCCAAAAGTGTTCAAAAATCGTCGCCAGCAAAATCGCTTCGCGGCTCTTGACGGGGTCGGCTTGAATACCGGCCAGGCTGAGCAGCGCCGCCACCGTGCCCGAAATGCGTTCGCGCAGGGTTTCCGCGTGCGTGTCAAAATCGAGTCCAGGCGCAGCCAGGCTTCCCAAAATGTTGATGGGGGTGGCGGCTTCCGAGCCGGGGGTGTAAATCGTGTATTCCACGCTTTCTTTGAGCAAGCGCATGCGCTCGGGAGAAATGCCCCATTCGGCAAGCCCTTCACGCCATTGCGCGGCAATCTTCTCAGCGTATTCCTCGACGCTGAGCCCTTTTCGTCGGGCGTCATCAACATTCACCCAGGGGCGGAAATCTTCGGGGCGCAGTTCCTCGAACTGCAACAGCAAATTTGTCATGTCGCCTTTGGGGTCAATGATGATCGCGGGCACCTTGTCCAGTGCGGCTTCTTCCAGCAAAACAATACACAAGCCGGTCTTGCCGCTTCCCGTCATGCCGACACAGACGGCATGCGTGGTCAAATCGCGGGCGTCGTAGAGAAGGGGGCGGTCGAGCAGGCGTTCAGCATCGAGGTCGTATTCAGCGCCGAGATAGAACGAACCAAGATGTTCCGGGGGGGCTTGCATGGAACACTCCTTTCTCGCATGCATCAGCGGCGCACCGCTGGCCTTCAACTCCTGGCTCTATCCTACCACAAGGCGGCGTCATTTGCATATTGGCATGAAAAAAGGCGCATGGAAATCCATGCGCCTTGCAGAGCCGGCTGTGGACGGCTTACGCTTCGCCCTCTTCCACTTCAAGATAGGCCACACCGCGGTAGTACCCACAGTTGCGGCAAATGTGGTGCGGCACCATCAATTCGCGGCAGTGTGGGCACTCCACCAGGTTCGGCTTATCCAACCGCATCCAGACGGCTTTGCGGCGGCTCGAACGTGCTTTTGAAACTTTCTTCTTCGGAACTGCGCCCATTGCGTGTTCTCCTTTCGCCCTTTCCTCTGACGGTTCTCAGGTTTGTGGTCTGTTTGTTATGCGCCGGATTCGGCGTCCTGATCCAACAATGATCGAAGCATCGCCCAACGTGGGTCAATCTCATCTTCGTGGCAGGTGCACTGCCCATGGTTGAGATTTTGCCCACAATGCGGACACAACCCGCGGCACGAAGCCGTGCAGACCGGCATATGCGGCATGGCCAACAGGAAGAGTTGCCGCACAACCTCGGTCAAGTCGAGCAAGTTCTTCTCCGAGATGAGCGTATCCATCTCGTCGGGGTCAACCGGGATGAGCGCCCCGGTACGCAAATCCACGCGCGGGTGGAAGATTTCTTCGATATCAATGTGCAGCGGCATGTGGAACAGTTCCAGGCAGCGCACACACTGCACTTCAAAGACCGAATCGAGGCCGCCCTGCACCAGAATGCCGTCATGCGTGCGCGTGAATTTCACATGCCCTTGCACCGGCTCAACGGCAACCAAACCTTCTTCCTGCACGCCGAGCATTTCATCAATGTCATACTCGCGCGTGGCTCCGATAAACTCGTTCAGCAAACCGGCAACATTAAACTCTATCATTTTTCAATGTACCTTTCCTTCTGCCTGCTCAACAGGCGATGTACAGCAGAAAGGCCGCCATGTGGCGGACCTGCAATGTGTGATTATAACGCGTGACGGTTTGCTGTCAAACATCTTCCCCCATGCTGGCAAAAAGTCGGCAAACAAAAACGGGCGCCAGCCAGTGGCGCCCGTTCTCATCCAGAGCGAGATTATTCGCCCAATTGCTCCAGCTGTTCCTGGAGAATCTGGTTGGCTTCTTCGTTAGCCGCCGCCAACGTTTCCGCCACCGGAGCACCTTCGGCAATCGCCGCCATCTTTTCTTCAATCAGGTCACGCACGAAGTCGTAACCGGGCGTGGGCGGTTCAAACTTGCCGTAGGGCAGCAGCTCGAACGCGGTCTTGTAGGCCGGGTTCTGCTCGAAGTAGTCCTGCAACGCTTCGGCCGCGCTCTTGCGGACCGGGAAGTAGTTGCTTGCCATCGCCCACTTGGCCTGCACTTCGGGGCTGGTGTAGTACTTGATGAAGAGCCAGGCGGCCAGTTCCTTTTCGGGCGTGCTCTTCGGAATGCTGACGCTCGCACCGTAGATGTTCATGACCGGGTCGGGCGTTGTGTGCGGAATCGCGGCCACACTCCATTCAAAGTTGGCGCCTTCTTCCACCGCGCTCTTGTAGAAGGGCAAACCACTGCTCGAGCCAACCGTGAAGAGCGTCGTACCGGCACCGAAGTTGGTCTGGTCGCCAAAGCGCTCGGTCACAATTGTGGCGCAGCCTTCTTCAAAGAGGCTTTGCAGGAATTCCATCGCCTGAATAGCGGCTTCGCTGTCGTAGGTGTAGCGGTTGTTTTCATAGTCGTAGATGTCGCCACCAAAAGCGAAGGTCCAGGACGCGAAGCGCGAAGCGTCAATGCTCAATTCGTAGCCACGGCTGCCTTCGGCGGTCGCTTTGCTAAACGGCTGCTGCGACGCCTTGCAAGCCATTTCCTTGAATTCTTCGGGGGTGGTCGGCGGGGCGTCGTAGCCCAGTTCTTTGAGCCAGTCCATGTTGTAGTACATCACTTCCATGGAGCGGTTCGGCGGGAAGCCCAGGCGCGCACCGCCAAAGGTCGGGAACACGTCCTGGTTGAAGAAGGATTCAAAGAAGTCCGCCTTTTCTTCTTCGGTCAAGCCCCACTTCGGGCTATCCACCAGCGGGTTCATGTCAATCAGACCATCAGCCAGCTGGTAGGTCGCGGCCTGGTTCTGATACGCCACCACGAGGTTGGGCACATCTTCCGTGTTCAGCACACCGAGCATCTTCTGGAAGATGTCGCCGTAGGAACCCTGGTACTCGGCCACAACCGTGATGCCCCATTCGTTGGTTTCATTGAATTGCTGGACGATTTCGTTCAGGGCTTCTTCACGGCTGCGCGAGTGCTGGTGCCAGAACGTAATCGTCTGCCCCGAGGGGTCCACGTTCGCCCACGGGTCTTCTTCACCCATGGCTTCTTCCTCGGTCGCAGCTTCTTCTTGCTGCGTTTCTTCCTGCTGCATTTCTTCCTGCTTGGTTTCTTCGGTGGTCTGCTCCGTCGTGGTTTGTTCAGCAGGCTGCTCAGCAGGTTCGCTGGTTTCACCGCCACCACAGGCGGCCAGCAGCAGCGCAAACAGCGCCACCAACGTCAACAACAACATACGTTTGCGAATCATACGATTCTCCTCCTTGCACTTCTTCTTGTTGAACGACTTTCAACGTCTGGACAAAACCTGAATGTGGAACAACCGCACTGTTTGTGTGCCTATCACCCCCTTCAGGCAGATGCAATTCTAAGCACTTTGGGCGTTCGTCAAGTCCGACGCCCACAATGCCGTGTTTAGCCTTTCAAACCACTGGTTGCAATTCCCTCGGTAAATTGCTTTTGTGTCAGGAAATAGAGCACCAAAATGGGAATGATGGTGATAACTGCGCCGGCCATGAGCAAATGTGTTTCGGGTCCGGCTTCTGTGACGAAGGTCCACAAGCCCACCATCAGCGGGCGCCAGCGGTCGGTCGTGGTGACCAGCAGCGGCCACAAGAAGGCGTTCCACGAACCGATGAAGGAGAAGAGCGCCACGGTCATCAACGGGGCTTTGCTCATCGGCAAGACGATTTGCAGCAAGAAGCGTATATGCCCCGCCCCGTCAATACGCGCCGCATCCCACAATTCGTGGGGAATTTGGATGAAAAATTGGCGCAGCAAAAAGATGCTAAACGCATTGGCCATAAATGGCACGCTCAACCCTTGCAGACTGTTCAACCAGGACGGCCCGAAAGGCAAGGGGAAAATATCGCCGCGCACAATGAGGAAGTTCGGAATCATCACCACCGATTCGGGAATCATCATCGTGCTGAGCAAAATCCCGAAGATGAGATCACGGCCGGGAAACTTCATCCGCGCGAAGGCATAGCCCGCAAGCGTGGATGTGACCAACACCCCCGTCATAGTGGTGGCGGTCATCAAGACGCTGTTCAAGAAATACTTGGAGAACTTAGCTTCCGTCCACGCCTCGACGTAGTTTTGCCATTGCGGCACATCCGGCCACCACGCTTTTTGGATGGTTTCACCCAACGTCATCAGCGATGTAGCCACCATCCAATAGAAGGGCAACACCGCCGCAATCGCGCCTGCAATCAGCACGATGTAGATGAAAAGATGCCACCAGTTGGTTCGCCCTTTCCGACGGTTGCGGACTTTACGCACAGGGGATTGTTCCATCGCTTGTATTTGTTCAGCCATAGAAAACCCTCTCGCCCAACAAGCGATTCTGCACCATTGTCAACGCCAAAATAATGAGGAACAACAGAATGGCTTGCGCGGTGGCATAGCCATATTGGTTGGCTTTGTAGAAGGTATCGAAAATGACGATACTCGCTACGTCCACCGTCCCCAATGCCGATGGTGTACGCATCACAAAAATGTGGTTGAACGCCTTGAATGTCCCAATAAAAGCCACCAACGCAAGATAGAACGTGACTGGTGAAAGCAAGGGCAACGTAATATGGCGGAAGAGTTGCCATTGCCCTGCGCCGTCAATCTCGGCGGCTTCATACAATTCATGGGGAATGGAGCCCAACCCGGCAAGGAAAATCACCGCGTTATAGCCCACATACGTCCAAATACCGAACAGGATAATGGAGACCAAGGCCATGCTCGGACCAGCCCAAAACCCTTCCAACTTGATACCAAACATGACTTCGAGGAAGGGGCGTGATTCAAAGAGCCATTTTTGCGGTTCCAGTCCCATGAACTGCAAGAAACGGTTGGCAAGCGATGTTTCGCGTGGGCTGAAAATGGTGCGGAACACGACAGCCGAAGCGACAACCGGGGTAATGTAGGGCAAGAAGTAAAGCATGCGGAAAAATTCTTGCCCGCGGATTTTCTGGAACAAGAAGTAGGCCAGAATCATCCCCAAAGCGATTTCAGCCGGTACGGTTCCCAAAGAGTAGTAGAGGGTAATCGGCAACGCATTCAAAAAGCGGTCGTCGCCTTCCAGCAACATGCGCCCCCACCCAAACGAGATGGCATACCATGCGGCAATCACCACCAGGGCGCTCCCCGCTTTGCTCAACAAGACCCATGTGCGTTCTTCGGTGAAGGCGCTTTGCCAAAGCCGATACGCGATATACAGCAACACGAAACCAACCACAAAAATAAGCGCCCCCTGCCAGTCGCCAATGGCTTTTTCGTAATTGTCCAATCCAACAAGGGGGCCTTTCCGTACACGCCAACGATGCAAACTCATGTAAAACGCATACGCGATAGGAAAAAGACCAAAGACGGTGATAAGGAGCACGGCGGGCGTAATAAAAAGGTAGCCTTCGATGGCTTCACGCCAATCAATGCGCTCTTTGCGCCGTGCTAGCACTTCTTGCTCAGTGAGTGGCCGCTCTGCCATTCGCTCATCCTCCACGTCTTGCATCAACACAGGTTCCAGTGAATTGGCTCGCACGCATCGGTCAGTGTACCACTGCTCACTAAACACGCCAAACAGCTGTTTGCCTGCTCACGGCGCTTCATGGTAGCGATGCAACGTTATCTCATCATCAAGAAGCGGTAAAGCCTTTCTCACAAAAGCCCGCTACGGCTTGTTATTCGGCATCAGATTCAGGTGTTGGGCGCCAATTTAGCCACAATTGCAACGCCAGCCGCTCGGCGTCTTCACGGGTGCGAACGCGCCCTGTGGCCACGCCTTCTTTGAGCCGCTCGATGATACGCCCCATCACCGGGCCGGGGGCAATGCCCAACGCCATCAAATCATGCCCGGTGAGCGGGGGGCGCGGGTTGAGAATGGCTTCGTCAGGTGTGAAGGCGGTGCGCCAGATGGTCGCCACAACGCGGCGCAATGCGGGCGTGATGGTCGCGCCGCCTTTGCCCAGCTGGTCGGCCACGCTGTGCAACGCCACCGCCGGCGTGGTTTCTCCGGCATCGCGGAAGAGCCGATAAAGCGCCCGACGGCTGACACGGGGATGCCGCGTCAGGAACAGGGGGCGAAGGTGATGGCGTATGACGGTACCGACCCATTCCACGCTTTTTTGTGGGAAGCGCAACGCCTGCAAGCGTGCTTGCGCCAGTTCACTGCCAACACGCTCATGTTCGTAGTAGTGAACCCGACCATCATCACCGACGGTACGAGTCAGCGGCTTGCCGATATCATGCAACAGCGCCGTCAGTTTGAGCAACAGCCAAACCGGTTGTTCGTGCGCCACAGCGCGATGCAGGTAGGTATCCAGCGGGCGGCGATAACGCCCCCACGGGCGACGCCACACATCACGGCGCGCGCCCCAGGGCCACAACCCTTCCAGCGCATCGAGCACCGCCAGCATGTGGCCGTACACGTCAAGCGTGTGCGGCGGACCCTGCTGAACATCGCGGCAGGCGGCGACCTCCGGCAGAACATGCTCAAGCAAGCCAAGTTGCTCCAACAATGCCACATGCATGGCGGCACGCGGCGCGGCTATGATTTTGAGCAGTTCATCGCGCACCCGCTCCGCCGAAACCGACGGCAAGCGCCACGCATGGGCGCGCATGGTCTGGATGGTCGCATCGTCCAAGACAAACCCCAACGTCGCCACCATCCGCACACCGCGCATCAGCCGCAGGGGGTCTTCCTCAAACGTGCGCGGGGCAACCATCCGCACCACGCGGCGGTTGAGGTCGGCGTAGCCCCCCGTCACATCCACCAACGCCCCGTCCGCCACCGCAACCGCCAACGCATTGATGGTGAAGTCGCGGGCGGTCAAGTCGGCTTCGATGGAACCGCCGCGCATGCCTGACACGTCCACATAAAACAGCCCCGTCGGCTGTCGCAACACCACACGCCCCACGTCGTTTTCTTCGTCCAGCGGCACGAACGCCCCCCCAAACGCATCCGCCAACCGCCGCGCCCACGCCAGCCCCTCAGCGGCGACGACAATGTCGGCGTCGTGTGAAGGGCGGTTGAGCAGGGCGTCCCGCACGTAGCCGCCAACCAGCCAGGCGGCAACGCCTTCGTGGCGCAACAGGGCGAGGACGTCTTCCAGTTGTGGTGGGTGCGATAATTGAAAGATGGTCATGGTTCGTCTCATGCGGTCCGGGTGATGAAAAAGGCGGGGACGCCCGCACGAACGCCCCCGCCTTGCAGAAGCAGATTAGCCACGCAAATCACGTTCGATGAACTCGGCCACTTCCGCCGGGTGCGACGCCACCTTGACGCCCGCGGCTTCCAGCGCGGCGATTTTGCTTTCAGCAGTCCCTTCGCCGCCGCTGATAATCGCACCGGCGTGCCCCATGCGTTTGCCCGGCGGGGCAGTGCGCCCGGCAATGAAGCCGTACACCGGCTTGGTGACGTACTCTTTGATGAATTCGGCGGCTTTTTCTTCGTCCGTGCCACCAATTTCACCAATGAGCACAATCACTTCGGTTTGCGGGTCGTCCTGGAAGCGGC
Coding sequences:
- a CDS encoding CCA tRNA nucleotidyltransferase; the encoded protein is MTIFQLSHPPQLEDVLALLRHEGVAAWLVGGYVRDALLNRPSHDADIVVAAEGLAWARRLADAFGGAFVPLDEENDVGRVVLRQPTGLFYVDVSGMRGGSIEADLTARDFTINALAVAVADGALVDVTGGYADLNRRVVRMVAPRTFEEDPLRLMRGVRMVATLGFVLDDATIQTMRAHAWRLPSVSAERVRDELLKIIAAPRAAMHVALLEQLGLLEHVLPEVAACRDVQQGPPHTLDVYGHMLAVLDALEGLWPWGARRDVWRRPWGRYRRPLDTYLHRAVAHEQPVWLLLKLTALLHDIGKPLTRTVGDDGRVHYYEHERVGSELAQARLQALRFPQKSVEWVGTVIRHHLRPLFLTRHPRVSRRALYRLFRDAGETTPAVALHSVADQLGKGGATITPALRRVVATIWRTAFTPDEAILNPRPPLTGHDLMALGIAPGPVMGRIIERLKEGVATGRVRTREDAERLALQLWLNWRPTPESDAE